The following proteins come from a genomic window of Micromonospora zamorensis:
- a CDS encoding helix-turn-helix domain-containing protein has protein sequence MLTVGSADTISVPESERFGYWHDLVARESVPMRIHSAHAADFRARADVISLGEVVLSSWQYPSLDMQRTSTFIRRGDPEMYEFALPLSGYGGLEQERRTNRFTPGHFAVVDTSRPHQSSHQRQSQHEDLLTTLTILVPHDLIPLHPNKVAQLLGTTISAAEGMGVLLNHFVRQVLTHPEQYQESDVPLLGTVARDLISAMLAQRLDLTEALPTEVRGHSLRVRVKAFIDEHLGDPDLSPGTVAAAHHVSLRSLHRAFEAEDQTVAEIIRTRRLDRCARDLRDPLQRGRPILSISARWGFPSQAHFSRVFTAAFGMSPRAFRSDPSAPRRHR, from the coding sequence GTGCTCACCGTAGGCTCGGCGGACACGATCTCGGTGCCCGAGAGTGAACGATTCGGGTACTGGCACGACCTGGTGGCACGCGAGTCGGTCCCGATGCGGATCCACAGTGCCCACGCGGCAGACTTCCGCGCCCGCGCCGACGTCATCAGCCTGGGCGAGGTCGTGTTGTCGTCCTGGCAGTACCCATCCCTGGACATGCAGCGGACCAGCACGTTCATCCGCCGCGGCGACCCGGAGATGTACGAGTTCGCATTGCCGCTGTCCGGGTACGGCGGGTTGGAACAGGAGCGGCGGACGAACCGCTTCACGCCGGGGCACTTCGCCGTCGTCGACACGTCGCGACCGCATCAGTCGTCCCACCAGAGGCAGTCGCAGCACGAGGACCTGTTGACCACCCTGACGATCCTCGTGCCGCACGATCTCATACCGCTGCATCCCAACAAGGTCGCGCAGCTCCTCGGAACGACCATCTCCGCTGCCGAGGGGATGGGTGTGCTGCTCAACCACTTCGTACGCCAGGTGTTGACCCACCCCGAGCAGTACCAGGAGAGCGACGTTCCGCTCCTGGGCACTGTCGCCCGGGACCTGATCTCCGCGATGCTGGCCCAGCGCCTGGACCTCACGGAGGCTCTACCGACCGAGGTACGCGGACACAGCCTGCGCGTGCGCGTCAAGGCGTTCATCGACGAGCACCTCGGCGACCCGGACCTCTCCCCGGGCACTGTCGCGGCCGCGCACCACGTCTCGCTCCGCAGCCTGCATCGAGCGTTCGAGGCCGAGGACCAGACCGTCGCCGAGATCATCCGGACGAGGCGCCTGGACCGGTGCGCGCGCGACCTGCGCGACCCCCTGCAACGCGGGCGGCCCATTCTCAGCATCTCCGCCCGCTGGGGCTTTCCCTCCCAGGCCCACTTCAGCAGGGTCTTCACCGCTGCCTTCGGCATGTCTCCCCGAGCCTTCCGCAGCGATCCCTCGGCACCTCGTCGGCATCGTTGA
- a CDS encoding HD domain-containing protein, with product MVRDPLNAHQGRLEAWTKELLDPYIARLKRHSPPYETAKEFNDPVWGTLQLRPYEVVILDSPLLQRLRRIRQLGVVHFVYPAATHTRLEHSLGVVHQVQRLVTSINDHGLSSDPEGRRDKPLSEHHEIILRLAALCHDVGHGAMSHVSEYSIEEIRECEDIRLQFQKYHERAAPSQLSEIAAYYILGSPAFANLLSEVSRLCSVPFIDSLPEKLQAIVIGKSIGTDVLLLHELISGPFDADKLDYLARDALMCGVPSVADVPRLIQKARAVRVDRTQLPKKLKKLAVDKQGTYLVTGIARSGARTLEEIALARALMFDKIYRHQKVRATEAMVFSLIRELNKITPDHPAMLPFKITDDELLSLTLEDIESLSGRQSKSLSEEQLSAAKAATYIAKRLRDRRLFVRGFAFAAVMPQDPYRDEPEHKEGLERLIADCDKPDMRTRIIAGISKLIQEICPLIDNPTLADVPGGQLDPFIWLSAPKSPPKISGTETGHAYLIDENGWLLQAEENVAETPGWAGAHVSTQDLGYIFSLRRLSTVVFIAAEAYAREEYGIRIPDTMFAYAKQDPTKVDKLKRQLDRAGWYDSKPLDIRPMPLNLTLLDASDRADDIVERLAGYSGPWQMPQAGLKAPTSTINRQKVLSFVRQFHEDDLVDTALTMLGQIKVIGRVDANQALKAFLDQAPDFRSASYTALGEYRDSSALLTYYVGDVAQSNGLTQHSLGEALMLDQPIIFVDDLVGRGSQSISIVEKWLGEKPTEQLNERRAHSLSPSQVAELRRHRLAFVFVAGLDAGRARLEKRLEELGLQADVFVHIPESKLPFLETVIDDTEKLERMKAFCSRKGYELLAAEEHRTEDWMTGRVLGYGNLGLLVASTYNTPSATLTCLWHGGRSAVDWTPLLPRRKKH from the coding sequence ATGGTCCGCGACCCATTGAACGCTCACCAAGGCCGCCTAGAGGCTTGGACCAAGGAACTGCTCGACCCGTATATCGCCCGACTCAAACGACACTCGCCGCCTTACGAAACGGCGAAGGAATTCAACGACCCCGTCTGGGGCACTTTGCAGCTCCGGCCCTACGAAGTCGTGATCCTTGACTCGCCCCTGCTTCAGCGCCTCCGGCGAATTCGCCAACTCGGCGTTGTTCACTTTGTCTACCCTGCTGCAACCCACACTCGGCTAGAGCACAGCTTGGGCGTGGTTCATCAGGTCCAACGTCTGGTTACAAGCATCAATGATCACGGCCTCTCGAGCGATCCTGAAGGTCGGCGAGATAAACCGCTGTCCGAGCATCACGAGATAATACTCAGACTCGCCGCCCTGTGTCACGACGTGGGACATGGCGCAATGTCTCACGTATCCGAGTACTCGATCGAGGAAATTCGGGAATGCGAAGACATACGTCTCCAGTTTCAGAAATACCACGAGCGCGCCGCCCCTAGTCAATTGTCGGAGATAGCGGCGTACTACATTCTGGGATCACCTGCATTTGCGAATCTGCTGTCAGAGGTGAGTCGGCTTTGCTCTGTGCCTTTCATCGATAGCCTGCCTGAGAAACTCCAAGCAATTGTGATAGGCAAGAGCATCGGCACCGACGTTCTACTACTACACGAACTCATCAGCGGACCCTTTGATGCCGACAAGCTCGACTATTTGGCTCGCGATGCGCTAATGTGCGGTGTTCCCAGCGTGGCCGACGTCCCCCGATTGATCCAGAAAGCTCGAGCAGTTCGTGTAGATAGGACCCAGCTACCCAAGAAGCTCAAGAAGTTGGCGGTCGACAAGCAAGGCACATATCTGGTAACAGGGATTGCACGTAGCGGCGCGCGAACATTAGAAGAAATAGCCCTGGCGAGGGCTCTAATGTTCGACAAAATATACAGGCATCAAAAGGTCCGCGCTACGGAAGCCATGGTCTTTAGTCTGATCCGTGAACTAAACAAGATCACCCCAGATCACCCTGCAATGCTCCCCTTTAAGATAACTGACGACGAGCTGCTCTCTTTGACCTTAGAAGACATTGAGTCCTTAAGTGGCCGCCAATCTAAATCTCTTAGCGAAGAGCAATTGAGCGCCGCCAAAGCAGCGACTTACATCGCGAAACGATTGCGTGACCGACGACTGTTCGTGCGCGGTTTCGCTTTCGCCGCCGTCATGCCTCAAGACCCTTATCGCGATGAACCCGAGCACAAAGAAGGATTAGAGCGTTTAATCGCAGATTGCGATAAGCCGGACATGAGAACGCGAATAATCGCCGGCATCTCCAAGCTTATTCAGGAGATCTGCCCCTTAATTGACAATCCAACGCTCGCCGACGTTCCAGGCGGCCAACTCGATCCCTTTATCTGGCTAAGCGCACCCAAATCTCCGCCTAAGATCAGCGGGACGGAGACTGGCCATGCCTATCTAATCGACGAGAATGGCTGGCTCCTGCAGGCCGAAGAGAACGTTGCTGAAACTCCAGGCTGGGCAGGCGCTCACGTTTCCACCCAAGACCTCGGATACATATTCTCCCTTCGCAGGTTGTCGACAGTTGTTTTCATTGCCGCCGAGGCTTACGCGCGAGAAGAATATGGAATTCGAATCCCGGACACGATGTTCGCTTACGCTAAGCAAGATCCGACCAAGGTGGATAAGCTTAAACGGCAGCTAGACAGAGCGGGCTGGTACGATTCCAAACCTCTCGATATCCGGCCAATGCCCCTGAATCTCACCTTACTCGACGCATCCGACCGCGCAGATGACATCGTCGAGAGGCTGGCTGGCTACTCGGGACCATGGCAGATGCCGCAGGCTGGCCTTAAAGCCCCTACATCTACTATAAATCGGCAGAAGGTGCTGTCGTTTGTCCGCCAGTTCCATGAGGACGATCTTGTCGATACGGCATTAACGATGCTGGGCCAGATCAAGGTGATCGGACGAGTGGACGCAAACCAAGCGCTCAAGGCCTTCTTGGATCAAGCACCCGATTTCAGGTCCGCCAGTTATACCGCCTTGGGTGAATATCGGGACTCGTCCGCCCTATTGACCTACTATGTGGGTGACGTCGCTCAGAGTAACGGCCTTACGCAGCACTCGCTCGGCGAGGCACTGATGCTAGACCAGCCGATAATTTTCGTTGACGACCTTGTCGGGCGAGGGAGCCAGTCTATCTCGATCGTCGAGAAGTGGCTCGGCGAAAAACCGACCGAACAGCTCAACGAGAGACGGGCGCACAGCTTATCGCCAAGCCAGGTTGCCGAGCTGCGGAGGCACCGGTTGGCTTTTGTCTTTGTCGCGGGCCTAGATGCGGGAAGGGCCCGACTGGAGAAGCGTCTGGAAGAGTTGGGACTTCAAGCGGATGTCTTCGTACATATACCAGAAAGCAAGCTTCCCTTCTTGGAGACGGTTATCGACGACACCGAGAAGTTGGAGCGGATGAAGGCATTCTGCAGCCGAAAGGGTTATGAGCTACTCGCAGCCGAAGAGCATCGGACAGAAGACTGGATGACGGGGCGCGTACTTGGGTACGGCAATCTGGGACTTCTGGTCGCAAGCACATATAATACTCCATCCGCGACTCTGACCTGCCTTTGGCATGGCGGCAGATCAGCCGTCGATTGGACGCCGCTACTACCACGGCGGAAGAAGCATTGA
- a CDS encoding RNA polymerase subunit sigma-70 yields the protein MSADTRLKELGVSNLGEVDEPAFSGLAQRHRRELHVHCYRMLGSFEDAEDAVQETFLRAWRRRETFEGRSTFRAWLYRIATNACLDLLAKRRPEPATGGEVLWLQPYPDRLLDELPAGDADEPEAVAVARETIELAYLVAVQHLAPRPRAVLILRDVLGWPAKEVADLLGDSVNSVNSALQRARAGMREHLPAERQDWTGGEEDAGTRELVRRFTDASVATDIDVLAGMLRDDVRCSMPPTPGLHVGRDAVVNDWVQDGFVGMKGLRGIPTSVNRQPAVAFYLWREQEGAYLPLTLDVLRVTGGAITEIVTFHDDQFPRLGLPERLPADGTE from the coding sequence ATGAGTGCGGACACGCGGCTGAAGGAGCTGGGCGTGAGCAATCTGGGTGAGGTCGACGAGCCGGCGTTCTCGGGGCTGGCGCAGCGGCACCGGCGGGAGCTGCACGTGCACTGCTACCGGATGCTCGGGTCGTTCGAGGACGCCGAGGACGCCGTGCAGGAGACGTTCCTGCGTGCCTGGCGGCGGCGGGAGACCTTCGAGGGACGGTCGACGTTCCGGGCCTGGTTGTACCGGATCGCCACCAACGCCTGCCTGGACCTGCTCGCCAAGCGTCGCCCGGAGCCGGCGACCGGCGGCGAGGTGCTGTGGTTGCAGCCCTACCCGGATCGGCTGCTCGACGAGCTGCCCGCTGGCGACGCGGACGAGCCGGAGGCCGTTGCCGTCGCGCGGGAGACGATCGAGCTGGCGTACCTGGTGGCGGTCCAGCACCTCGCGCCGCGTCCGCGGGCGGTGCTGATCCTGCGGGATGTGCTCGGTTGGCCGGCGAAGGAGGTCGCGGATCTCCTCGGGGACTCCGTCAACTCGGTGAACAGCGCGTTGCAGCGGGCTCGCGCCGGCATGCGGGAGCACCTGCCCGCCGAGCGGCAGGACTGGACCGGTGGTGAAGAGGACGCCGGGACACGTGAGCTGGTGCGCCGCTTCACCGACGCCAGCGTGGCCACCGACATCGACGTGCTCGCTGGCATGCTGCGGGACGACGTCCGCTGTTCGATGCCGCCCACGCCGGGCCTGCACGTCGGCCGTGACGCGGTGGTGAACGACTGGGTCCAGGACGGATTCGTCGGCATGAAGGGGCTGCGGGGCATCCCCACCTCGGTGAACCGGCAGCCGGCGGTCGCCTTCTACCTGTGGCGGGAGCAGGAAGGCGCGTACCTCCCGCTGACGCTCGACGTCCTGCGCGTCACCGGCGGAGCGATCACCGAGATCGTCACGTTCCACGACGACCAGTTCCCGCGGCTCGGGCTGCCGGAGCGACTGCCGGCGGACGGCACGGAGTAG
- a CDS encoding DUF6069 family protein codes for MSSTNDTGVVAGPAPARTTHTRRFRGLVGTGLVAALAAVVATTLAAALAQGAGVDFEIPDGGETIPLSGFAVVTGFFSVVGIVIAAALRRWSAQPSRRFVWAALSLTAVSLVPPLISGANTATIAALLGLHLVPAAVMIPTLARSLRTRTD; via the coding sequence ATGAGCAGCACGAATGACACCGGAGTCGTCGCAGGCCCGGCACCGGCCCGGACCACCCACACCCGCCGGTTCCGCGGGCTCGTCGGCACCGGCCTCGTCGCCGCGCTCGCAGCGGTGGTGGCCACGACCCTCGCAGCCGCGCTCGCCCAAGGCGCCGGCGTCGACTTCGAGATCCCCGATGGTGGCGAGACGATCCCGTTGTCCGGCTTCGCCGTGGTGACCGGCTTCTTCTCGGTCGTGGGCATCGTCATCGCCGCCGCTTTGCGCCGGTGGAGCGCTCAGCCCTCCAGGCGATTCGTGTGGGCGGCGCTGTCGCTGACCGCGGTCTCGTTGGTCCCGCCCCTCATCTCCGGGGCGAACACCGCCACCATCGCCGCTCTCCTCGGGCTGCACCTGGTGCCCGCGGCGGTGATGATCCCCACCCTGGCGCGCAGCCTGCGCACCCGAACCGACTGA